One segment of Arcobacter sp. F2176 DNA contains the following:
- a CDS encoding CDP-glycerol glycerophosphotransferase family protein yields MKEFLNKKVLLSPCSPLTLALKQYLVEQNIEVIGFIDKNKSDENIYKIDQIGSIEFDSILILSPNHFFAIYNEYLEYYKKDIIYEVELRENKYNFSNKITSKEYQFKYLPKKFDIKREKFVFISKGFISSNNKFFYLYCFRNGIDTVILTDNVEQLEELQLKKLPCELLETNEADYNIAIAKFIIFDQGNYTYLPPLHKEQKTIQLWHGVGLKKMSKMDNITYDYFVSTSNWTNETNFKNIFSAKTFLDTGYPRNDILDKEYKEDDLDLLFCDKEIYRFVKSDKKIVLYMPTHREKQTKVHLDFNTLNESLKEINYYMIVKLHPFVLEYYKNYEDNEYSNILFHNANGDIYPLLKHTDILISDYSSIVYDFLLVDKPIVFFNYDIDDYNINMTFLFDYNEYSPGIKVKNQDELILSLLSVEDNYINQRKKICNKFFAFKGNSSLRLIEELDYK; encoded by the coding sequence GTGAAAGAATTCTTGAATAAAAAAGTTTTACTATCTCCTTGTTCTCCTTTAACACTTGCTTTAAAACAATATTTAGTTGAACAAAATATTGAAGTTATAGGATTTATTGATAAAAATAAATCAGATGAGAATATATATAAAATAGATCAGATTGGAAGTATAGAATTTGATAGTATATTAATTCTTAGTCCTAATCATTTTTTTGCCATTTATAATGAATATTTGGAATATTATAAAAAAGATATAATTTATGAAGTTGAATTAAGAGAGAATAAATATAACTTCTCTAATAAAATTACTTCTAAAGAGTATCAATTCAAATACTTACCCAAAAAGTTTGATATAAAAAGAGAGAAATTTGTTTTTATAAGTAAAGGGTTTATTTCTTCTAATAATAAATTCTTTTATTTGTATTGTTTTAGAAATGGAATAGATACTGTAATATTGACTGATAATGTGGAACAATTAGAAGAGTTACAATTAAAAAAATTGCCTTGTGAGTTATTGGAAACAAATGAGGCTGATTATAATATTGCTATAGCGAAATTTATAATTTTTGACCAAGGTAATTATACATATTTACCACCTTTGCATAAAGAACAAAAAACTATTCAGCTATGGCATGGTGTTGGTTTAAAAAAAATGTCAAAAATGGATAATATTACTTATGATTATTTTGTATCAACTTCAAATTGGACAAATGAGACAAATTTTAAAAATATTTTCAGTGCAAAGACTTTCCTAGATACAGGTTATCCTAGAAATGATATTTTAGATAAAGAATATAAAGAAGATGATTTAGATTTATTATTTTGTGATAAAGAGATATATAGATTTGTAAAATCTGATAAAAAGATAGTCTTATATATGCCAACACATAGAGAGAAACAAACTAAGGTACATTTAGACTTTAATACTTTAAATGAGTCATTAAAAGAAATAAATTATTATATGATTGTTAAATTACACCCTTTTGTATTGGAATATTATAAAAATTATGAAGATAATGAATATTCTAATATTCTTTTTCATAATGCTAATGGTGATATTTATCCATTACTAAAACATACTGATATATTGATTAGTGATTATTCATCAATAGTTTATGACTTTTTGTTAGTTGATAAGCCAATTGTATTTTTTAATTATGACATTGATGATTATAATATAAATATGACATTTTTATTCGATTATAATGAGTATTCTCCAGGTATTAAAGTAAAAAATCAAGATGAGCTAATTTTATCATTACTTTCTGTTGAAGATAATTATATAAATCAAAGAAAAAAGATATGTAATAAATTTTTTGCTTTTAAAGGAAATAGTTCCTTAAGATTAATCGAAGAATTAGACTATAAATGA